CGCGAGCGGCCTGGTCGGATGGCGCTGCCGGCGGGCAGCCGAGCGCCGAGACCGGCAGCGATGCGCGGTCGAGGAGCCCGCGCACGAGGGCGACATGCGCCGCCGTTCCCGAGTGGCTCGCCGTCGAGATGGCCGCGTCTTCACCCCGAAGGTTGACTCCGGAGGTCATCACCGCCACGGCCTGGAACGGCTTCAGGCAAGAACGCGGGAAGATCGGCGATTGCACGTCTCCGAGCGCGCGCACGACCTCGCCGTCGGGCGAGAGCACGACGGCCGAGCCGGCATGACGGGACTCGATGAAACCACCTCGTTCGACTACAGCGAGTTCGACGGAGTCAGTGATGCTGAACGTGCCGGTCACCGCGCTACCCGAGCGAGGCGAGGGCGTCGTCGAGCACGCTGAGCCCGTCTTCGATCAGGGCATCGCTCACGGCGAGGCTCGGCAGGAAGCGCAGCACATTGCCCCACGTGCCCGCGTTCAGGAACAGTACGCCGTGCTGCGCCGCATAGGCGACGATGGCGGTGACGGCTTCGGGGTTCGGCGTCTTCGTGGTCGCGGCGGTGCCGGGTTGCACGAGCTCGATGGCCACCATCGCGCCCTTGCCACGGATGTCGCCGATGATGTCGTAGCGCTGCTGCAGTCGCTCGAGTTCGGCCTTCAAGCGGGCTTCGATGCGCGTCGCCGCCTCGAGGAGGTGGTTCTCCTCGATCGCCTCGAACACCGCGATCGCCGCTGCGCACGCGACGGGGTTGCCGCCGAAGGTGCCGCCGAGCCCGCCGGGCTGGGAGGCGTCCATGATCTCGGCGCGGCCGGTGACCGCCGCGAGCGGAAGGCCGCCGGCGATGCCCTTCGCGGAGAGCACGAGGTCGGGCTCCCAGCCGAAGTGCTCGCTCGCGTAGTAGTGACCGGTGCGCGCCATGCCGCTCTGGATCTCATCGGCGATCATCACGACGCCGTGCTCGGTGCACCACCGCTGCAGGATCGGAAGGTAGCCGTCGGCCGGCACCATGAAGCCGCCCTCGCCCTGGATCGGCTCGACCACGAGGCAGGCGAGGTCGGCCGCGCCGACGACCTTCTCGAGGTAGGCGATCGTGTGCGCCGCGGCATCCGCACCGCTCAATCCGTCGCGATAGGGATAGGAACTCGGCGCGTGGTACACGTCGCCGGCGAGCGGGCCGTACCCGGTCGCGTACGGGTGCGCCTTGTAGTTCATCGCCATCGTGAGGTTCGTGCGACCGTGGTACGCGTGGTCGAGCACGGCAACGGCTCGCCGTCCGGTGAACTTGCGGGCGATCTTCACGCCGTTCTCGACCGCCTCGGCGCCGGAGTTGACGAGCACCGACTTCTTCTCCCAGGCGCCGGGCGTGTGCTCGGCGAGGAGCTCGGCGACGCGCACGTACTCCTCGTAGGGGGTGATCGTGAAGAGGGTGTGGATCACATCTTGGAGCTGGCTCGCCGCCGCCGCCACGACACGTTGCTCGGTGTGTCCGACGGTGGTCACGCCGATGCCGGCGCCGAAGTCGACGAACCGGTTGCCGTCGACATCGACGAGGATCGCGCCGTTCGCGCGTTCGATGTAGACGGGCAGGGCAGAGGAGACGCCGGCCGAGACGACCTTGGCGCGCCTCGCGTGCAGCTGTTCGGACTTGGGACCGGGAATCGCGGTCACGACCTTGCGCTCCTGCGGCACGGAGTACACCGGCGCGGGCGCGGTCTGCGCGGAAATCTGGGTGTCAGTCATGGTTCTCCCACCCTATCGCCGCCGCTCGTGCTGCGCCGCGGCCGTCCAAGGGGCAGAATCGGATGCAGCTCACTCGCCATCGATCGGAGGCCACATGCTCGGCGAACACCACTACTCGATCGAGGTCGAATGGCAGGGCGATCGCGGCGAGGGAACCTCGGGATACCGCGCCTACGGCCGCCAGCACGTCGTGCGGGCGGCCGGCAAGTCGCACGACATCGACGGATCGAGCGACCGGGTGTTCCACGGCGACCGGGAGCGCTGGAATCCCGAGGAACTGCTGATCGCGGCGCTCAGCCAGTGCCACATGCTCTCGTACCTGCACGTCGCGACCCAGCACGGCGTGATCGTGCACGGATACACGGATGCCGCGAGCGGCACGATGGTCGAAGACGGATTCGGCGGCGGGGTGTTCACCGAGGTGACCCTGCACCCGCGTGTCATCGTGGCCGACGAGTCGATGGTCGAGGCGGCCCAGCGGATTCACGCCGAGGCCGCCGAGAAATGCTTCATCGCGGCTTCCGTGGCATTCCCGGTGCACCACGAGCCAGTCGCGGTCGTCACGCCCGTGATCGCCTGAGCAGGCGATTCAGCGGCTCTCCACTGCGGGACGGCTATCGACCGCCGGCAGTGTGGGCACCGGCCCAGGACACACGTCGCCACCCACGAGCCTCGTGCAGGGCGGGAAGAACGCCGGGAAGCGCTCGGCTTCGGGATCGCCGAACCACCGATGCCAGATGCGCCAGAAGTTGAGGTTGCCGAACGCCGAGCATGCGTCGTCGGCTCGCGAGTCGTCGATCGTCGCGTCGTTGGGCTGATACGGCGTGTAGTTGTAGAGGTTCGCGGTGGCCTGGTTGCGGATGGTCACCGATGATGCACCGCATGCGGCATCGGGATGGAACTGCACGTCGACCGTGCCGACGTGGAACTTGCGGTCGGGCTCCTCGGTGTACTGCCGGAACTGCCAGGCTGCGTTGTACACCTGGTTGAAGAAGCCGAAGTACTTCGTGTCGCAATCGGCGGTGTCGGGGCAGCCGTACCCGGTGGCCCTCAGGTACCCCGAGGCGGTCGGCCGTGTGAGCAGCGACTGTTCCTTCTGCAGCAGCACGAGCAGCGTGCGCGGGCTCACGCCGCACGCTTCGGCGACCTTCGAGATGATGCGGCTCGCGCGTTCACGGATGCCGCCGCGGTACTCGGTGCAGTGTCCGGGTCCGGCAGGGGGCTTCGTCTCCGTGCTCTGCGAGAAGTCGGCGAGGCATTTCACCCCGGGCTCCGGCCGGCAGGAGACCCCCTCGAGGAACGACTGGATCTCGCGTTCACTCAGCGCGCCGCTGTCGTAGAACGCGTCGTCGCTCACGATGTAGCCGGG
The Agromyces albus DNA segment above includes these coding regions:
- a CDS encoding OsmC family protein; its protein translation is MLGEHHYSIEVEWQGDRGEGTSGYRAYGRQHVVRAAGKSHDIDGSSDRVFHGDRERWNPEELLIAALSQCHMLSYLHVATQHGVIVHGYTDAASGTMVEDGFGGGVFTEVTLHPRVIVADESMVEAAQRIHAEAAEKCFIAASVAFPVHHEPVAVVTPVIA
- the gabT gene encoding 4-aminobutyrate--2-oxoglutarate transaminase — its product is MTDTQISAQTAPAPVYSVPQERKVVTAIPGPKSEQLHARRAKVVSAGVSSALPVYIERANGAILVDVDGNRFVDFGAGIGVTTVGHTEQRVVAAAASQLQDVIHTLFTITPYEEYVRVAELLAEHTPGAWEKKSVLVNSGAEAVENGVKIARKFTGRRAVAVLDHAYHGRTNLTMAMNYKAHPYATGYGPLAGDVYHAPSSYPYRDGLSGADAAAHTIAYLEKVVGAADLACLVVEPIQGEGGFMVPADGYLPILQRWCTEHGVVMIADEIQSGMARTGHYYASEHFGWEPDLVLSAKGIAGGLPLAAVTGRAEIMDASQPGGLGGTFGGNPVACAAAIAVFEAIEENHLLEAATRIEARLKAELERLQQRYDIIGDIRGKGAMVAIELVQPGTAATTKTPNPEAVTAIVAYAAQHGVLFLNAGTWGNVLRFLPSLAVSDALIEDGLSVLDDALASLG